In Limisalsivibrio acetivorans, one genomic interval encodes:
- a CDS encoding 5-formyltetrahydrofolate cyclo-ligase: MTGRNTEMKKALRTEMLGIREGLEKSYIEEVSAAVTERFFNEARGAGNCLLYIDCRNEVQTETLISKLENNGMEVFLPVVQGRELYTGRFSSGLVDGAYGISQPSEIEPRETFDIVVVPGLAFDKDFYRLGYGGGFYDRFLPKIKTGMKAAFAYRFQLVESVYPEKHDIPVDTIFTADSTYRRKQ, encoded by the coding sequence ATGACTGGAAGGAATACTGAGATGAAAAAGGCTCTCCGCACTGAGATGCTCGGCATCAGAGAGGGTCTGGAAAAAAGCTATATTGAGGAGGTTTCTGCAGCGGTAACCGAGCGTTTTTTTAATGAAGCCCGGGGCGCCGGAAACTGCCTCTTGTATATAGACTGCAGAAATGAGGTGCAGACAGAAACGCTAATCAGTAAACTTGAAAACAATGGAATGGAGGTCTTTCTCCCCGTCGTGCAGGGGAGGGAACTCTATACGGGGCGGTTTTCCTCAGGGCTTGTGGACGGTGCTTACGGCATCTCCCAGCCATCTGAGATAGAGCCCCGAGAAACATTTGATATCGTTGTTGTGCCAGGTCTCGCCTTTGATAAGGATTTTTACAGACTCGGCTACGGCGGCGGTTTTTACGACCGTTTTCTCCCAAAAATAAAAACAGGGATGAAGGCGGCATTTGCATACAGATTCCAGCTCGTTGAGAGCGTATACCCGGAGAAGCACGATATACCGGTTGATACGATCTTTACGGCGGATTCCACATACAGGAGGAAACAATGA
- a CDS encoding AAA family ATPase, which yields MRILEELRPRGFQDIAGQSHLFGDDAVFLKLVESGNFESLIFIGPPGSGKTTTAELIGEFLHLPFFRLHASTSGSSDIKSIIETTKHYGKEAIVFIDELHRFSKTQQDLLLKVIDGKHAKLIGASTENPYHNLTQPLRSRSFVFEFSSLDEKALDELFLKGIDYIKKQYSVNEVLYDEEELARCRQISLGDGRRFLNILELAAVKGRFEGDKLTLGLEGVEDFVTGGTYNTDEHYDLLSAMIKSIRGTDPDAALVWGLKLLDSGVAPEVIFRRLLISASEDIGNAFPDALVFANSAYEAFTSVGRPEGDIIFAHVVTFLASCPKSNRSYAAMHSARDYLAKNNPRVPEILRTSGEGYKYPFDKGEFVRQKYTDEGLQFYKPMESGFEAKISERLRRLWDDWKEY from the coding sequence ATGAGGATACTGGAAGAATTACGCCCGAGAGGGTTTCAGGATATAGCCGGGCAGTCTCATCTTTTCGGGGATGACGCTGTATTTTTAAAGCTTGTGGAGAGCGGCAACTTCGAATCGCTCATATTCATAGGCCCTCCCGGCAGTGGAAAAACCACCACGGCGGAGCTTATAGGGGAGTTTCTGCATCTTCCCTTTTTCAGGCTCCATGCGTCCACCTCCGGTTCCTCGGATATAAAAAGCATAATCGAAACAACGAAGCATTACGGCAAAGAGGCGATCGTCTTCATAGACGAGTTGCACCGTTTCAGCAAGACCCAGCAGGACCTCCTGCTCAAGGTTATTGACGGTAAGCACGCCAAGCTGATAGGAGCCTCCACGGAGAATCCCTATCACAACCTCACCCAGCCGCTCCGCTCCCGGAGTTTTGTCTTTGAGTTCAGCTCTCTGGACGAAAAAGCGCTGGATGAACTTTTTTTGAAAGGCATTGACTACATTAAAAAACAGTACTCGGTAAACGAGGTGCTGTACGACGAAGAGGAGCTTGCAAGGTGCAGGCAGATATCCCTGGGTGATGGCAGAAGGTTCCTGAATATTCTGGAACTGGCCGCTGTCAAAGGAAGATTCGAAGGGGATAAGCTTACACTTGGGCTCGAGGGTGTTGAGGACTTCGTAACCGGCGGAACCTACAACACCGATGAGCATTACGATCTCCTCTCTGCTATGATCAAGAGCATAAGGGGTACAGACCCCGATGCGGCCCTTGTCTGGGGGCTTAAACTACTGGACAGCGGAGTTGCGCCGGAGGTGATATTCAGAAGGCTTCTCATCTCCGCCAGCGAGGATATCGGAAACGCATTCCCCGATGCCCTCGTTTTTGCAAACTCCGCCTATGAAGCCTTCACAAGCGTAGGCCGGCCGGAGGGGGATATAATCTTCGCCCATGTGGTAACGTTTCTCGCCTCCTGCCCCAAAAGCAACCGGAGCTACGCTGCAATGCATTCAGCGAGGGACTACCTCGCAAAGAACAACCCCAGGGTGCCCGAGATACTGCGCACCTCCGGGGAGGGATACAAATACCCCTTTGATAAAGGGGAGTTTGTGCGACAGAAGTACACGGATGAGGGGCTGCAGTTCTATAAGCCCATGGAGTCCGGATTTGAGGCAAAGATAAGTGAACGTCTCAGGAGACTCTGGGATGACTGGAAGGAATACTGA
- the zapA gene encoding cell division protein ZapA: MDSKKVDVTIGGVLCSIKTDEEEAVLKAAELLEERIEEIRKSSSVINTQRNTALAGLSVMMDNIKLNDERNKLSELVDRLTEKLDKIDTA, translated from the coding sequence GTGGACTCCAAAAAGGTTGATGTTACCATCGGCGGGGTACTCTGCTCTATAAAGACTGACGAAGAAGAGGCTGTGCTTAAAGCGGCGGAGCTTCTTGAGGAGAGGATCGAAGAGATCCGCAAAAGCTCCAGCGTCATTAATACTCAGCGCAACACGGCATTGGCCGGTTTAAGCGTTATGATGGATAATATAAAGCTTAACGATGAGCGGAATAAACTGTCTGAACTTGTAGACAGGCTCACCGAGAAGCTTGATAAGATAGATACCGCTTAA
- the zapB gene encoding cell division protein ZapB, whose translation MELMDKMNILYDKVERLLSQRDNLRTENAELKERIAELEGENETLKSERLNIKERVESLIERIDQQGE comes from the coding sequence ATGGAATTAATGGATAAGATGAATATCTTATATGACAAGGTTGAGAGATTATTATCTCAAAGGGATAATCTCCGAACCGAGAATGCAGAGCTGAAAGAACGCATCGCAGAGTTGGAGGGTGAGAACGAGACCCTCAAGTCTGAAAGGCTGAATATAAAAGAACGGGTTGAGAGCCTCATCGAAAGAATCGATCAACAGGGTGAATGA